DNA from Gracilinanus agilis isolate LMUSP501 chromosome 3, AgileGrace, whole genome shotgun sequence:
TTGGATTTCTGAAAACTTGGAGGGGGAAGGTAGAAATTTAAGGCTCTCTCCCGCTGTCTCTAAACCCTCTATATGTATTTGCAACTTGTTTGACGAAAAACAACTAACAttttttatgctttctttttccccttggGATAGGGGTGTGTGGATGACCGTCACATTTATATTTCCTCCGGAATTTctcccccctacccccccccaaaaaaaagtcaGTTTCATTGTCACGTCTACTTTTTAATTGATCTTTCAGCTTAGAAGGGGGAGCGATGCCGTTTCGCCCATCGCTGTTAccagtacaaaaaaaaaaggagttcatGTTGTTAACATGATTCCTCCCTCAAGGATGCTCCCATCCATCCCCAGAGTCCAATCTCTAAAGCCCAGAATAAGCGACCCGACTGTAACCCACACCGTAATCGTAATGCATCTGGTGGGGAGGAGGCGGGGTTGGCAGGGCACAGTCAGGAAAGAACTGGGCGAAAGGCGTCAGGTGGCCCGCGTGGTCCTCGCCCCCAGGGGAGCTCAGGCTGGAAGCAACGGAGTCTGAGGTGCCGGGATACAAGGGACGCAAAGTTTCGTTCAAGGTCAAGCCGCCGCCCCCACGGTTGGAAGCAGGGGCAGGTTTCTTGGCTGGGGGGCACGGGGTGCTCCAGGGCTCAGAGTATAGCAAGCCTGTGACCAAGGTAGGGTGCGGATCGTATAGGATGTGTTCCAGCTCCTGGGGGGCCCGGACAGCAGCTGGGAACAAATCAAGAGGCTCGGAGGGCAGTAACCCCCCAACCTCTCCACCTGCACAGTAATCAGGACCCAATAGCTCGAAAAACTCCACCGCTTCGCCGCCTTTTTCCAATTCTCGAAGGGTCACACCGCCCCCCGACGGACCACAGCTTCCTGCCCTAGATGGTTCCGTGAAGAAGGATGGGGGCAGGTTTCGGTTACGCAGAGGGACCTTCTTGCCCCCACTAGCCCCAGGAGGGGCCACAGCTGGGACGCCTCCTTCAGCTCCCGCGCCGCCGCCACCTCCTCCTCCGCCTCCAGCCACCGCAGCCAAGGTTCCCGCTC
Protein-coding regions in this window:
- the FAM181B gene encoding protein FAM181B; this encodes MAVQAAILSPHHFIPFCFPGSPGSLGMDFGDLDKGCCYEEDEAGGTGAALLGEAVAAEGADGGGGGGDFREATRDLLSFIDSASSNIKLALDKPVKSKRKVNHRKYLQKQIKRCTGMMTSSQASASGPAPSSSPSPGPAAAVSAGALEAPTKRPPSTSPAVPGTQSKAPPKREGSQAAASLQSKSLAALFDSLHQVRGGGGEKGGAGTLAAVAGGGGGGGGGAGAEGGVPAVAPPGASGGKKVPLRNRNLPPSFFTEPSRAGSCGPSGGGVTLRELEKGGEAVEFFELLGPDYCAGGEVGGLLPSEPLDLFPAAVRAPQELEHILYDPHPTLVTGLLYSEPWSTPCPPAKKPAPASNRGGGGLTLNETLRPLYPGTSDSVASSLSSPGGEDHAGHLTPFAQFFPDCALPTPPPPHQMHYDYGVGYSRVAYSGL